Proteins encoded in a region of the Paramagnetospirillum magneticum AMB-1 genome:
- a CDS encoding helix-turn-helix domain-containing protein has product MKVVKKETLLDRWLLVGEMARDRRLNDAARRIGWFLLNRVNQDTRTCWPSYERLSEDSGLGRATVARAINMLITCSYFGYRKSGGKRQANYPGEEIGRTNTYIPIYESDQRPARLSSLVDDE; this is encoded by the coding sequence TGTGAAAAAGGAAACCCTGCTGGATCGCTGGCTGCTGGTGGGCGAGATGGCCAGGGACAGGCGTTTGAACGACGCGGCACGAAGGATCGGTTGGTTCCTTTTGAACCGCGTCAATCAAGACACCAGGACATGCTGGCCGAGCTACGAACGCTTATCTGAGGATTCTGGACTCGGCCGCGCCACAGTCGCCCGGGCAATCAATATGCTGATCACCTGCAGCTATTTCGGTTACCGCAAGAGCGGAGGCAAGCGTCAGGCCAATTATCCCGGCGAGGAGATTGGCCGCACCAATACCTATATTCCCATTTACGAGAGCGACCAACGACCCGCAAGACTGTCGTCTCTCGTCGATGACGAGTGA